Proteins encoded in a region of the Saccharothrix ecbatanensis genome:
- a CDS encoding NUDIX domain-containing protein — MTEIIRKLRVAAYAVIIEDGRLLLSRWLGPDRPMWILPGGGVDHGEDPYRAVIREVFEETGYHAEVDRLLGIQNVHGPLERNGVQVDYHRLRIMYEAHVIGGELTFEVDGSTDQAAWFPLDEVPDLDHVESVDYALELLRTSPRDGRIDSFT, encoded by the coding sequence ATGACTGAGATCATCCGAAAACTTCGTGTCGCTGCCTACGCCGTGATCATCGAGGACGGTCGGCTGCTCCTGTCCAGGTGGTTGGGCCCGGACCGGCCGATGTGGATCCTGCCGGGCGGCGGAGTCGACCACGGCGAGGACCCGTACCGCGCGGTCATCCGTGAGGTGTTCGAGGAGACCGGCTACCACGCGGAGGTCGACCGGCTGCTCGGCATCCAGAACGTCCACGGCCCGCTGGAGCGCAACGGCGTCCAGGTCGACTACCACCGCCTCCGGATCATGTACGAGGCACACGTCATCGGTGGCGAACTCACCTTCGAGGTGGACGGCAGCACGGACCAGGCGGCGTGGTTCCCGCTCGACGAAGTCCCGGACCTCGACCACGTCGAGTCGGTCGACTACGCGCTCGAACTCCTCCGCACGTCGCCCAGGGACGGTCGGATCGACAGTTTCACGTGA
- the rsmG gene encoding 16S rRNA (guanine(527)-N(7))-methyltransferase RsmG has product MAAEVEDRAKKVFGDHYDKAAAFTALLTEHGVERGLIGPREVDRLWDRHILNSAVVAELLPEGSRVVDVGSGAGLPGIPLAIARPDLALTLLEPMARRVAWLTECVEALDLDVTVIRGRAEEGPVLDQLSGSDVVTARAVAPLERLTRWCIPLLRPGGRLVALKGESAAEELERDAEAVRRAGGVRPRVITCGGEVLEQPTTVVLVERDEQASRRQGERRGRKVR; this is encoded by the coding sequence ATGGCCGCAGAGGTGGAAGACCGCGCGAAGAAGGTCTTCGGTGACCATTACGACAAGGCGGCCGCCTTCACGGCACTGCTCACCGAGCACGGCGTGGAGCGCGGCCTCATCGGACCCCGGGAGGTCGACCGGCTCTGGGACCGCCACATCCTGAATTCGGCGGTCGTCGCGGAGTTGCTTCCCGAAGGTTCGCGGGTCGTGGACGTAGGCTCGGGCGCGGGCTTGCCGGGCATCCCCCTGGCGATCGCACGACCGGATCTCGCCCTGACGCTCCTGGAGCCGATGGCGCGACGGGTGGCGTGGTTGACCGAGTGCGTCGAAGCACTCGACCTCGATGTCACCGTGATCCGCGGACGAGCCGAGGAAGGGCCGGTGCTCGACCAACTGTCCGGCAGTGACGTCGTGACAGCTCGTGCGGTGGCCCCGCTGGAACGGCTGACGCGGTGGTGCATTCCACTGCTGCGGCCCGGTGGACGTCTGGTCGCTCTCAAGGGCGAGAGCGCGGCGGAAGAACTCGAACGTGACGCCGAGGCGGTGCGCAGAGCCGGAGGTGTCCGGCCGCGCGTCATCACCTGCGGTGGCGAAGTCCTCGAACAGCCGACGACGGTCGTGCTCGTGGAGCGCGACGAGCAGGCGAGCCGCCGTCAAGGCGAGCGTCGCGGAAGGAAGGTTCGGTGA
- the yidD gene encoding membrane protein insertion efficiency factor YidD — translation MTTVQVSPVVRALLLPVRFYRKFISPALPPTCRFHPSCSAYAVEALTVHGALRGSWLTLRRLGRCGPWHPGGLDPVPPRRNAVPDLPAEE, via the coding sequence ATGACGACCGTCCAGGTGAGTCCCGTCGTTCGGGCTCTGCTGCTGCCGGTGCGCTTCTACCGGAAGTTCATCTCGCCCGCGTTGCCCCCGACCTGCCGTTTCCACCCGAGTTGCAGTGCGTACGCGGTGGAAGCGTTGACCGTCCACGGTGCGCTGCGCGGTTCCTGGCTGACCCTCCGCCGGCTGGGCCGCTGCGGACCCTGGCACCCTGGTGGCCTGGACCCGGTTCCGCCGAGGCGAAACGCGGTCCCCGACCTTCCTGCCGAGGAGTAG
- a CDS encoding ParA family protein, translated as MEPAGDNTVWTPIAEEAARATRVLHPDSLQLARPDWRRVMVVANQKGGVGKTTSTVNLAAALAIHGLKVLVIDLDPQGNASTALAVDHRSGTPSVYEVLIGEMSVAEAAQVSTASPNLYCVPATIDLAGAEIELVSMVARESRLKEALSPEALDPIQPDYVFIDCPPSLGLLTVNAMVAAQEVLIPIQCEYYALEGLGQLLRNIELVQAHLNPALNVSTILLTMYDGRTKLADQVTSEVRGHFGDTVLKTVIPRSVKVSEAPGFGQTVLAYDPGSRGAMSYLDAAREIAEFGAKMGTA; from the coding sequence GTGGAACCGGCAGGAGACAACACCGTGTGGACCCCCATCGCGGAAGAAGCGGCACGCGCCACCCGCGTCCTGCACCCCGACTCCCTCCAACTCGCCCGCCCGGACTGGCGCCGCGTCATGGTGGTCGCCAACCAGAAGGGTGGCGTCGGCAAGACCACGAGCACGGTGAACCTGGCCGCCGCGCTCGCCATCCACGGGTTGAAGGTCCTCGTCATCGACCTCGACCCGCAGGGCAACGCGAGCACCGCGCTGGCCGTCGACCACCGCTCCGGCACGCCGTCCGTGTACGAGGTGCTGATCGGTGAGATGTCGGTCGCCGAGGCCGCCCAGGTGAGCACCGCGTCCCCGAACCTCTATTGCGTGCCCGCCACGATCGACCTCGCCGGCGCGGAGATCGAACTCGTGTCGATGGTGGCCCGCGAGTCACGGCTGAAGGAGGCGCTGAGCCCCGAGGCGCTGGACCCGATCCAGCCGGACTACGTGTTCATCGACTGCCCGCCGTCGCTCGGCCTGCTGACCGTCAACGCGATGGTCGCCGCGCAGGAGGTGCTGATCCCGATCCAGTGCGAGTACTACGCGCTGGAAGGACTGGGGCAGCTGCTGCGCAACATCGAGCTCGTCCAGGCGCACCTGAACCCGGCGCTGAACGTGTCCACCATCCTGCTCACCATGTACGACGGCCGGACGAAGCTGGCCGACCAGGTGACCAGCGAGGTGCGCGGCCACTTCGGCGACACGGTCCTCAAAACGGTGATCCCGCGCAGCGTGAAGGTCTCCGAGGCACCAGGATTCGGTCAGACGGTGCTCGCCTACGATCCCGGCTCACGGGGTGCGATGAGCTACCTCGACGCGGCACGGGAGATCGCCGAGTTCGGCGCGAAGATGGGAACGGCATGA
- the dnaN gene encoding DNA polymerase III subunit beta: MKIRVERDGLADAVAWVARSLPSRPPVPVLGGVLLDAGAEDGSGEALTVSGFDYEVSAQCGVPATIADGGKALVSGRLLADITKALPNHPVEIAVDGSRMTISCGSARFSLPTMPVEDYPQLPSMPQHAGELPGEIFGEAVAQVAVAAGKDDTLPMLTGVRLEIGEGNLTLVATDRFRLAMREFPWEPNESLGEVAVLVPAKTLNDAAKTLGASGAKITLSLAANDGLLGLSGTNRRTTTRLLDADFPKYRQLLPTEHSAAAIIEVDALVQAIKRVSLVAERGTQVRLEFVDNSLRLSAGGDDEGSAEEELPVDYTGDAVTIAFNPTYLLEGLQAVRTPRAHLSFTTPSRPALLKPVDEDGNVAPGYLYLLMPVRLPG; encoded by the coding sequence ATGAAGATCCGCGTCGAGCGCGACGGCTTGGCCGACGCCGTCGCCTGGGTCGCCCGCAGCCTGCCGTCCAGGCCGCCTGTCCCGGTGCTCGGTGGCGTCCTGCTCGACGCCGGGGCGGAGGACGGCTCCGGCGAAGCGCTGACGGTCTCCGGCTTCGACTACGAGGTGTCCGCCCAGTGCGGCGTCCCGGCGACCATCGCCGACGGCGGCAAGGCGCTCGTCTCCGGCCGCCTGCTCGCCGACATCACCAAAGCCCTCCCGAACCACCCGGTCGAGATCGCGGTCGACGGCTCCCGGATGACGATCTCCTGCGGCAGCGCCCGGTTCAGCCTGCCGACCATGCCGGTCGAGGACTACCCGCAGCTGCCGTCCATGCCGCAGCACGCCGGCGAGCTGCCGGGCGAGATCTTCGGCGAGGCCGTCGCCCAGGTCGCCGTCGCGGCCGGCAAGGACGACACGCTCCCGATGCTGACCGGCGTCCGGCTGGAGATCGGCGAGGGCAACCTGACCCTCGTCGCCACCGACCGCTTCCGCCTCGCCATGCGCGAGTTCCCCTGGGAGCCGAACGAGTCGCTCGGCGAGGTCGCCGTGCTCGTCCCGGCCAAGACCCTCAACGACGCCGCGAAGACGCTCGGCGCGTCCGGCGCGAAGATCACCCTCTCCCTCGCCGCGAACGACGGCCTCCTCGGCCTCTCCGGCACGAACCGCCGCACGACCACCCGCCTGCTCGACGCCGACTTCCCGAAGTACCGCCAGCTGCTGCCCACCGAGCACTCGGCCGCCGCGATCATCGAGGTCGACGCGCTGGTGCAGGCGATCAAGCGCGTGTCGCTGGTCGCCGAGCGCGGCACCCAGGTGCGGCTCGAGTTCGTGGACAACAGCCTCCGCCTGTCCGCCGGCGGCGACGACGAGGGCAGCGCCGAGGAAGAGCTCCCCGTCGACTACACCGGCGACGCGGTCACCATCGCGTTCAACCCGACGTACCTGCTGGAGGGCCTCCAGGCCGTCCGCACGCCGAGGGCGCACTTGTCCTTCACCACACCCAGTCGGCCCGCGCTGCTCAAGCCGGTGGACGAGGATGGGAACGTGGCGCCGGGCTACCTCTACCTGCTGATGCCCGTGCGCCTGCCCGGCTGA
- the dnaA gene encoding chromosomal replication initiator protein DnaA — protein sequence MSDHQADLGLVWEQVVQELAASTLSPQQRAWMRVTRPIGLLDGTALLAAPSDFAKEAIERALREPITAALSRRLGRAVSLAVKVDSPDPPVTKPIPVPGAMPVAMSTSVPNGNGGIGGIGGFAVETETEGDAEGEGEEVDEEGEALAAVTEIWPTYGGGNAAPSGTPYTRPANPVASQTRLNEKYNFDTFVIGASNRFAHAAAVAVAEAPARAYNPLFIWGESGLGKTHLLHAVGHYAQRLFPGMRVRYVSTEEFTNDFINSLRDDRKVAFQRRYRDIDVLLVDDIQFLEGKEGTQEEFFHTFNTLHNANKQIVVSSDRPPKRLETLEDRLRTRFEWGLITDIQPPELETRIAILRKKAAQDRLAAPAEVLEFIAARIERNIRELEGALIRVTAFASLNRQPVDVQLAEIVLRDLIPDSHAPEITAPTIMAVTAEFFSVSIDDLCGPGKTKVLAQARQISMYLCRELTDLSLPKIGQTFGGRDHTTVMHADKKIRKEMAERRRVYEQVQELTSRIKQRARHTP from the coding sequence GTGTCCGACCACCAGGCCGATTTGGGTCTCGTGTGGGAGCAGGTCGTGCAGGAGCTAGCCGCCAGCACGCTGTCTCCCCAGCAACGCGCATGGATGCGCGTGACCAGACCCATCGGGCTGCTCGACGGGACCGCCCTGCTCGCCGCGCCGAGCGACTTCGCGAAGGAAGCGATCGAGCGCGCGCTCCGCGAACCCATCACCGCGGCGCTGTCACGTCGCCTCGGCCGTGCGGTGTCGTTGGCCGTCAAGGTCGACTCGCCCGACCCTCCCGTGACCAAGCCCATCCCGGTGCCCGGCGCCATGCCTGTCGCCATGTCGACATCGGTGCCGAACGGTAACGGCGGCATCGGGGGCATCGGCGGTTTCGCCGTCGAGACGGAGACCGAGGGTGACGCCGAGGGCGAGGGTGAAGAGGTCGACGAAGAAGGCGAAGCGCTCGCCGCCGTCACCGAGATCTGGCCCACGTACGGCGGTGGCAACGCCGCCCCGAGCGGCACCCCGTACACCCGGCCGGCGAACCCTGTGGCCTCGCAGACGAGGTTGAACGAGAAGTACAACTTCGACACGTTCGTGATCGGCGCGTCCAACCGCTTCGCGCACGCCGCCGCCGTGGCCGTGGCCGAAGCACCGGCCCGCGCGTACAACCCCTTGTTCATCTGGGGTGAGTCCGGTCTCGGCAAGACGCACCTGCTGCACGCGGTCGGGCACTACGCCCAGCGCCTGTTCCCGGGGATGCGCGTGCGGTACGTGTCGACCGAGGAGTTCACCAACGACTTCATCAACTCCCTGCGTGACGACCGGAAGGTCGCGTTCCAGCGCCGGTACCGGGACATCGACGTGCTGCTGGTCGATGACATCCAGTTCCTGGAGGGCAAGGAAGGCACGCAGGAGGAGTTCTTCCACACGTTCAACACGCTGCACAACGCGAACAAGCAGATCGTCGTGTCGTCCGACCGTCCGCCCAAGCGGCTGGAGACGTTGGAAGACAGGTTGCGGACGCGGTTCGAGTGGGGCCTGATCACGGACATCCAGCCGCCCGAGCTGGAGACCCGGATCGCGATCCTGCGGAAGAAGGCAGCGCAGGACCGCCTGGCCGCGCCCGCCGAGGTGCTGGAGTTCATCGCGGCGCGGATCGAGCGGAACATCCGTGAGCTGGAAGGCGCCCTGATCCGGGTGACGGCGTTCGCGTCGCTGAACCGGCAGCCGGTCGACGTGCAGCTGGCGGAGATAGTGCTCCGCGACCTCATCCCGGACTCGCACGCGCCCGAGATCACCGCGCCGACCATCATGGCCGTGACGGCGGAGTTCTTCAGCGTGTCCATAGACGATCTTTGTGGGCCCGGTAAGACGAAGGTGCTGGCGCAGGCGAGACAGATCTCGATGTACCTGTGCCGGGAGCTGACGGACCTGTCACTGCCGAAGATCGGGCAGACCTTCGGTGGCCGGGACCACACGACGGTCATGCACGCGGACAAGAAGATCCGCAAGGAGATGGCCGAGCGCCGGCGCGTCTACGAGCAGGTGCAGGAACTGACGTCGCGCATCAAGCAGCGCGCCCGCCACACCCCCTGA
- the rnpA gene encoding ribonuclease P protein component, whose amino-acid sequence MLPAANRLTRSQDFGLVVRRGRRAGRSRLVVHVLLPSATAETAGAVAPAAEAEGTATTVGTEAASNSASAGPRTSAQPTLDQSKVGFVVSKAVGNSVVRHQVSRRLRHVVRDRLDLLPPGTSLVVRALAPSAEASSAELGRDLDAALHKVLR is encoded by the coding sequence GTGCTACCGGCGGCCAATCGGCTGACCCGCAGCCAGGACTTCGGCCTGGTGGTCCGCCGAGGCCGCCGGGCCGGTCGGTCACGGCTGGTGGTGCACGTCCTGCTGCCGTCGGCGACCGCCGAAACAGCGGGCGCCGTCGCACCAGCGGCGGAGGCCGAAGGCACAGCGACGACGGTCGGCACCGAGGCGGCATCGAACAGCGCCTCGGCGGGACCACGTACCTCGGCGCAGCCCACCTTGGACCAGTCCAAGGTGGGCTTCGTCGTGAGCAAAGCCGTGGGCAACTCCGTGGTCCGGCACCAGGTGAGCCGCCGGCTCCGGCACGTCGTCCGGGATCGGCTCGATCTGCTGCCGCCCGGAACTTCGCTGGTCGTGCGCGCGTTGGCACCATCAGCCGAGGCGAGCAGCGCCGAACTCGGCCGTGACCTCGACGCGGCGCTGCACAAGGTGCTGCGATGA
- a CDS encoding methyltransferase domain-containing protein — protein sequence MYSVRPGVLSTMGHPHDLRHIADLAAAGVDVIVCALTETELGELALTGEGEAARDAGMAFHWVPIPDFGVPAAALELDAVLEEMRAGRHVLVHCWGGIGRSSLVAGALLVMDGASASAAWQAISEARERDVPETDEQRAWLSTFAAARFWDGQAATFDQEADHGLGDPDVRQAWADLLLPLLPSAPASVVDLGCGTGSLTALLAEAGHDVCGLDLSERMVDAARAKVAGVEFRQGDAGRPPYPPESFDVVLVRHVLWALPDPAAAIERWRALLKPGGCLVLIEGRWHTGSGLTAADCVALLGEGDVRPLTDPALWGREITDERYLVLAR from the coding sequence ATGTACTCGGTTCGACCGGGAGTGCTGAGCACCATGGGGCACCCGCACGACCTCCGGCATATCGCCGATCTGGCGGCGGCGGGGGTGGACGTCATCGTCTGCGCGTTGACGGAGACGGAGCTGGGTGAGCTCGCCCTGACAGGGGAGGGGGAGGCGGCACGGGACGCGGGGATGGCGTTCCACTGGGTGCCGATCCCGGACTTCGGTGTGCCGGCTGCCGCGCTGGAGTTGGACGCCGTGTTGGAGGAGATGCGTGCGGGCCGGCACGTCCTGGTCCACTGCTGGGGTGGGATCGGGCGGTCGTCGTTGGTGGCCGGTGCGCTCTTGGTGATGGACGGCGCGTCAGCCTCGGCGGCGTGGCAGGCGATCTCGGAGGCGCGGGAGCGGGACGTGCCGGAGACCGACGAGCAGCGGGCGTGGCTGAGCACGTTCGCGGCGGCGCGGTTCTGGGACGGGCAGGCGGCGACGTTCGACCAGGAAGCCGACCACGGGCTCGGCGACCCGGACGTGCGGCAGGCGTGGGCGGACCTGCTCCTGCCGTTGCTGCCCTCCGCGCCGGCGTCCGTGGTGGACCTCGGGTGCGGCACCGGCAGCCTCACCGCGTTGCTCGCTGAAGCCGGGCACGACGTGTGCGGGCTCGACCTGTCCGAGCGGATGGTCGACGCGGCACGGGCGAAGGTGGCCGGGGTCGAGTTCCGCCAGGGTGACGCCGGCCGCCCGCCGTACCCGCCGGAGTCGTTCGACGTGGTGCTCGTGCGGCACGTGCTGTGGGCGCTGCCCGACCCTGCCGCCGCGATCGAGCGGTGGCGCGCCCTCCTCAAGCCGGGCGGGTGCCTGGTGCTGATCGAGGGACGGTGGCACACCGGCTCCGGGCTCACCGCCGCCGACTGCGTCGCGCTGCTGGGGGAGGGGGACGTCCGGCCGCTGACCGACCCGGCGCTCTGGGGCCGGGAGATCACCGACGAGCGGTACCTCGTCCTGGCCCGCTGA
- the rpmH gene encoding 50S ribosomal protein L34, translating into MSKGKRTFQPNNRRRAKTHGFRLRMRTRAGRAILAARRGKGRKELSA; encoded by the coding sequence GTGAGCAAGGGTAAGCGCACCTTCCAGCCCAACAACCGTCGCCGTGCGAAGACGCACGGGTTCCGGCTGCGCATGCGCACCCGTGCCGGCCGCGCCATCCTGGCCGCGCGTCGCGGCAAGGGCCGCAAAGAGCTGTCCGCCTAG
- the yidC gene encoding membrane protein insertase YidC: MLNFIYYPVSFILWCWHWVFGHVFGESSGFAWAFAVVFLVFTLRAILYKPFVGQVRSMRKMQEFAPELQKIKKKYANDKQRQAQEMQKLQSEHGVNPLGGCLPMLVQIPVFIGLFHVLRSFKPGWGEVYFFDAQGVESFVNAKLFGANLSTFITMPENELAAFATERSSVLLVSIPLMIVASIGTHFTARHSVARQTQAAMDNPQTAIMNKLTLYLFPIGVLVGGLFFPIAILLYWLSNNSWTLGQQYVVYHRIDREEEQKKVEATTQRQGLAPKPGAKPTVKPRPGQKPQPRKPASTQPRGAQPAAEQPASTEAQADGSESNGTVKPSTEIPGLSPDRSPSKKQGNKKRR, from the coding sequence GTGCTCAACTTCATCTACTACCCGGTGTCCTTCATCCTGTGGTGTTGGCACTGGGTGTTCGGCCACGTCTTCGGCGAGTCGAGCGGGTTCGCGTGGGCCTTCGCCGTGGTGTTCCTCGTCTTCACGCTGCGCGCGATCCTGTACAAGCCGTTCGTCGGCCAGGTCCGCTCGATGCGCAAGATGCAGGAGTTCGCGCCGGAGCTCCAGAAGATCAAGAAGAAGTATGCGAACGACAAGCAGCGCCAGGCGCAGGAGATGCAGAAGCTCCAGTCGGAGCACGGCGTCAACCCGCTGGGCGGCTGCCTGCCGATGCTGGTGCAGATCCCGGTGTTCATCGGCCTGTTCCACGTGCTGCGCTCGTTCAAGCCCGGCTGGGGCGAGGTGTACTTCTTCGACGCCCAGGGCGTGGAGTCGTTCGTCAACGCCAAGCTGTTCGGCGCGAACCTGTCGACCTTCATCACGATGCCCGAGAACGAGCTGGCGGCGTTCGCCACCGAGCGCAGCAGCGTGCTGCTGGTCTCGATCCCGCTGATGATCGTGGCGTCGATCGGCACGCACTTCACCGCCCGCCACTCGGTGGCCCGCCAGACGCAGGCTGCGATGGACAACCCGCAGACCGCGATCATGAACAAGCTGACGCTCTACTTGTTCCCGATCGGCGTCCTCGTCGGTGGCCTCTTCTTCCCCATCGCGATCCTGCTGTACTGGCTGAGCAACAACTCGTGGACGCTGGGCCAGCAGTACGTCGTGTACCACCGCATCGACCGCGAGGAAGAGCAGAAGAAGGTCGAGGCGACCACGCAGCGCCAGGGGCTCGCGCCCAAGCCGGGCGCCAAGCCGACGGTCAAGCCGAGGCCCGGTCAGAAGCCGCAGCCGCGCAAGCCCGCGAGCACGCAGCCCCGAGGGGCGCAGCCCGCTGCCGAGCAGCCGGCGTCGACCGAGGCACAAGCGGACGGAAGCGAGTCCAACGGGACCGTGAAGCCGTCCACCGAGATTCCCGGTCTGAGCCCAGACCGATCCCCGAGCAAGAAGCAGGGCAACAAGAAGCGTCGTTGA
- the recF gene encoding DNA replication/repair protein RecF (All proteins in this family for which functions are known are DNA-binding proteins that assist the filamentation of RecA onto DNA for the initiation of recombination or recombinational repair.), producing the protein MYVRHLQVADFRSWEHADLAFEPGVSVLIGRNGQGKTNLVEALGYVATLGSHRVATDAPLVRHGAQRAVVRTAVVNEGRELLVELEITPGKANRARINRGPVPRPRDVLGILRTVLFAPEDLALVRGDPGERRRFLDELLTTRAPRYAGVRSDYERVLKQRGALLKSVRASRNADISTLDVWDGHLARHGAELLAARLDLVADIAPHVAAAYAEVAPESRPARIAYRSSLGEAFPGSHDREVLEDALLAELHRVRGQEIDRGVCLVGPHRDDVDLALGDLPAKGYASHGESWSFALALRLGGYELLRVEGSEPVLVLDDVFAELDRGRRRQLAKVAAGAEQVLITAAVAEDVPEELDGLRFDVRDGEVRRV; encoded by the coding sequence TTGTACGTCCGGCACCTGCAAGTCGCCGACTTCAGATCGTGGGAGCACGCCGACCTGGCGTTCGAGCCGGGGGTGAGCGTGCTCATCGGGCGCAACGGCCAGGGCAAGACGAACCTGGTCGAGGCGCTCGGGTACGTGGCCACCCTGGGTTCGCACCGGGTGGCCACGGACGCGCCGTTGGTCAGGCACGGCGCACAGCGCGCGGTGGTCCGCACGGCGGTGGTCAACGAGGGGCGCGAGCTGCTGGTCGAACTGGAGATCACGCCGGGCAAGGCGAACCGGGCGCGGATCAACCGCGGCCCGGTGCCGCGCCCGCGTGACGTGCTGGGCATCCTCCGCACGGTGCTGTTCGCGCCGGAGGACCTGGCGCTGGTGCGCGGCGACCCGGGCGAGCGGCGGCGGTTCCTGGATGAGCTGCTGACGACGCGCGCGCCGCGTTACGCGGGAGTCCGCAGCGACTACGAGCGGGTGCTCAAGCAGCGGGGCGCGTTGCTGAAGAGCGTGCGCGCGTCGCGGAACGCGGACATCAGCACGCTCGACGTGTGGGACGGGCACCTGGCCCGGCACGGCGCCGAGCTGCTGGCCGCCCGGCTGGACCTCGTCGCGGACATCGCGCCGCACGTGGCCGCGGCGTACGCGGAGGTGGCGCCGGAGTCGCGGCCCGCCCGGATCGCGTACCGGTCGAGCCTCGGCGAGGCGTTCCCGGGGTCGCACGACCGCGAGGTGCTGGAGGACGCGTTGCTCGCCGAGCTCCACCGGGTGCGCGGGCAGGAGATCGACCGGGGCGTGTGCCTGGTCGGGCCGCACCGCGACGACGTCGACCTGGCGTTGGGCGACCTGCCCGCGAAGGGCTACGCCAGTCACGGAGAGTCATGGTCCTTCGCGTTGGCTCTGCGACTCGGAGGGTACGAGTTGCTGCGTGTCGAGGGCTCGGAACCGGTGCTCGTGCTGGACGATGTGTTCGCCGAACTGGACCGCGGCAGGCGACGCCAGTTGGCGAAGGTGGCCGCCGGCGCGGAGCAGGTGTTGATCACGGCGGCGGTCGCGGAAGACGTGCCCGAGGAGTTGGACGGGCTGCGGTTCGATGTCCGCGACGGGGAGGTGCGTCGTGTCTGA
- a CDS encoding Jag family protein: protein MSETLQAADVDTPEVEKAPSARSGSSEDLLVQEGDIAGDYLERLLDLLDYDGDIDLDVEAGRAIVSIDGGDDLEKLVGTRGTVLESLQELTRLAVQQETGVRSRLMLDIAGWRAGRRAELADLGRTTAEKVVATGEKVRLHAMTPFERKVVHDAVATVVGVHSESEGEEPQRRVVVLPKP from the coding sequence GTGTCGGAGACGTTGCAGGCGGCCGACGTGGACACGCCCGAGGTCGAAAAGGCCCCGTCGGCGCGGTCGGGGAGTTCGGAGGACCTGCTCGTCCAGGAGGGCGACATCGCCGGGGATTACCTGGAGCGGTTGTTGGACCTCCTCGACTACGACGGCGACATCGACCTCGACGTCGAGGCGGGTCGGGCGATCGTGAGCATCGACGGTGGTGACGACCTGGAGAAGCTGGTCGGCACCCGCGGCACGGTCCTGGAGTCGTTGCAGGAGCTGACCCGGCTCGCGGTGCAGCAGGAGACCGGCGTGCGCAGCCGGCTCATGCTGGACATCGCCGGGTGGCGCGCGGGGCGTCGGGCCGAGCTGGCCGACCTCGGTCGGACGACGGCGGAGAAGGTGGTGGCCACCGGCGAGAAGGTGCGGCTGCACGCGATGACGCCGTTCGAGCGGAAGGTCGTGCACGACGCCGTTGCCACGGTGGTCGGCGTGCACAGCGAGAGCGAGGGCGAGGAGCCGCAGCGTCGCGTAGTGGTGCTGCCGAAGCCCTGA
- the gnd gene encoding phosphogluconate dehydrogenase (NAD(+)-dependent, decarboxylating) yields the protein MQLGLVGLGKMGFNMRERIRRAGHEVVGYDRNPEVSDAASLADMVGKLSAPRLVWVMVPAGDITRQTITDLGNVLEAGDLVIDGGNSRYTDDEINANALADKGIGYMDAGVSGGVWGLENGYGLMVGGDAEHVERAMPIFDALRPEGPREEGFAHAGRIGAGHFAKMVHNGIEYGLMQAYAEGFELLEASKLVDNVPATIKAWQRGTVVRSWLLDLLVRALESDPELDDLRGHVEDSGEGRWTVEEAIKHAVPAPVISAALFARFASRQDDSPAMRAVAALRNQFGGHAVQAAGPSSGSGSTQS from the coding sequence GTGCAGCTCGGACTCGTCGGCCTCGGCAAGATGGGCTTCAACATGCGCGAGCGGATCCGCCGCGCGGGGCACGAGGTGGTCGGCTACGACCGCAACCCCGAAGTCTCCGACGCCGCCTCGCTCGCCGACATGGTCGGCAAGCTCAGCGCGCCGCGCCTGGTGTGGGTGATGGTGCCCGCCGGCGACATCACCCGGCAGACGATCACCGACCTCGGCAACGTGCTGGAAGCCGGCGACCTGGTGATCGACGGCGGCAACTCGCGCTACACCGATGACGAGATCAACGCGAACGCGTTGGCCGACAAGGGCATCGGCTACATGGACGCCGGCGTGTCCGGTGGCGTCTGGGGCCTGGAGAACGGCTACGGCCTGATGGTCGGCGGCGACGCCGAGCACGTCGAGCGCGCCATGCCGATCTTCGACGCGCTGCGCCCGGAGGGTCCGCGTGAAGAGGGCTTCGCGCACGCGGGCCGGATCGGCGCCGGCCACTTCGCGAAGATGGTCCACAACGGCATCGAGTACGGCCTGATGCAGGCGTACGCCGAGGGCTTCGAGCTGCTGGAGGCCTCCAAGCTGGTGGACAACGTGCCGGCCACGATCAAGGCGTGGCAGCGCGGCACGGTGGTCCGCTCGTGGCTGCTCGACCTCCTCGTCCGCGCGCTGGAGTCCGACCCGGAGCTGGACGACCTGCGCGGTCACGTGGAGGACTCCGGCGAGGGCCGGTGGACGGTCGAGGAGGCGATCAAGCACGCGGTGCCCGCACCGGTGATCTCCGCCGCGCTGTTCGCCCGGTTCGCGTCCCGCCAGGACGACTCGCCGGCCATGCGGGCGGTCGCGGCGCTGCGCAACCAGTTCGGCGGTCACGCCGTGCAGGCCGCGGGCCCTTCGTCCGGTTCCGGCTCCACCCAGAGCTGA